The Halosimplex litoreum genome has a window encoding:
- a CDS encoding VOC family protein, with amino-acid sequence MLEVESITFACTEPHELAAFWEAALDGERRDLPPSVDDTAIVDPAGDAPDLLFREAPRGTERDLPIHLDLSADDREAAVDRLVDLGASVRETKTERHETFTATWTVLEDPEGNGFCVSEYS; translated from the coding sequence ATGTTGGAAGTCGAATCTATTACCTTCGCTTGTACCGAACCGCACGAACTCGCGGCGTTCTGGGAGGCGGCGCTGGACGGCGAGCGCCGCGACCTCCCCCCGTCGGTCGACGACACGGCGATCGTGGACCCGGCCGGGGACGCTCCGGACCTCCTGTTCAGGGAGGCGCCGAGAGGGACCGAGCGCGACCTGCCGATCCACCTCGATCTCTCGGCGGACGACCGGGAGGCGGCCGTCGACCGGCTCGTCGACCTCGGGGCGTCCGTCCGCGAGACGAAGACGGAGCGCCACGAGACGTTCACCGCGACCTGGACGGTGCTGGAGGACCCCGAGGGGAACGGGTTCTGCGTGAGCGAGTACTCGTAG
- a CDS encoding SDR family NAD(P)-dependent oxidoreductase: MTGRVADSVAVVTGGARGIGEATARRLAEGGADVVVADVLGDRIERVADEIAADTGRETLAVECDVGEERAVEAMADRVAERFGSVDILVNNAGIRVDPKPVTEADEDSWDRILAVNQKGVAFCAKHLIPLMTGEGDGAESGATEGNGSVVNVASMGAEVGRPEWAQYDSTKGAIVAMTKDMACDHAPQGIRINAVSPGYVVTEYHLPDDPEEAREYRDEQTTPSADGPGILKRAADPGEIADAVLFLASEEASFVTGTNLRVDGGVSAVGTGFDWDPE, from the coding sequence ATGACAGGACGCGTGGCCGACAGCGTGGCCGTCGTCACCGGCGGCGCCCGGGGCATCGGCGAGGCGACCGCCCGGCGGCTGGCCGAGGGAGGCGCAGACGTGGTCGTCGCCGACGTACTGGGTGATCGGATCGAACGTGTCGCCGACGAGATCGCCGCCGACACCGGCCGCGAGACGCTGGCCGTCGAGTGCGACGTGGGCGAGGAGCGTGCAGTCGAAGCGATGGCCGACCGGGTCGCCGAGCGATTCGGTAGCGTCGATATTCTCGTCAACAACGCGGGGATCCGCGTCGACCCGAAACCGGTCACCGAGGCCGACGAGGACAGCTGGGATCGGATCCTCGCCGTGAATCAGAAGGGCGTGGCGTTCTGCGCGAAACATCTGATCCCGCTGATGACCGGCGAAGGGGACGGAGCCGAGAGCGGCGCGACCGAAGGGAACGGCTCGGTCGTCAACGTCGCGTCGATGGGCGCCGAAGTGGGCCGACCGGAGTGGGCCCAGTACGACTCGACGAAGGGCGCCATCGTCGCGATGACGAAGGACATGGCCTGCGACCACGCGCCCCAGGGAATCAGGATCAACGCGGTCTCGCCGGGCTACGTCGTCACCGAGTACCACCTGCCCGACGACCCCGAGGAAGCCCGCGAGTACCGCGACGAGCAGACGACGCCGAGCGCGGACGGACCGGGGATCCTCAAACGGGCGGCCGACCCCGGAGAGATCGCCGACGCCGTCCTCTTCTTGGCCTCCGAAGAAGCGTCGTTCGTCACCGGAACGAACCTGCGGGTCGACGGTGGGGTGTCGGCGGTCGGGACCGGCTTCGACTGGGACCCCGAGTAG
- a CDS encoding MFS transporter, with protein MIPRRFARFDALVATALVWFLGKFLRYAFPPLFGTIGSTYGVSRTVLGSAFTALMLVYALMQFPSGLLADRIGSVRVITAGALVTAGAALALAVDTPLWALVGAMALVGAGTGTYKTVSVSLLARAYPRGTGRALGIYDTFGTFGGAAAPAAVVLASAVPGVFGAPWRTLFLVAGIVGAGLAAVFAWATPRRLPDEPAAAAAEDGDDESVPLSAYVTLFRERRFTLFVVVTICFSFTYNGAVAFLPLYLAEETAVSAATANLLFSALFLVSLVQLVTGEASDRFGVEPILALTLAVATVGMIAVLAFSATGGALVLGGAVVLLGLGAHGYRPVRGAYLMEVTPESVAGGSLGVVRTLLMVAGAVSPAVVGFFSETAGFTVAFQLLAAALVAATALTLVLWVTDSE; from the coding sequence GTGATCCCTCGCCGGTTCGCCCGTTTCGACGCGCTCGTCGCGACCGCGCTGGTGTGGTTTCTCGGGAAGTTCCTCCGCTACGCCTTCCCGCCGCTGTTCGGGACGATCGGCTCGACCTACGGCGTCTCCCGGACCGTCCTCGGGTCGGCCTTTACGGCGCTGATGCTCGTCTACGCGCTGATGCAGTTCCCGTCGGGACTGCTCGCCGACCGGATCGGGTCGGTCCGGGTGATCACCGCCGGGGCACTCGTCACCGCCGGCGCAGCGCTCGCGCTGGCGGTCGACACCCCCCTGTGGGCGCTCGTCGGTGCGATGGCGCTGGTCGGCGCCGGGACCGGCACCTACAAGACCGTCAGCGTCAGCCTGCTCGCGCGCGCCTACCCCCGCGGGACCGGCCGCGCGCTGGGGATCTACGACACGTTCGGGACCTTCGGCGGCGCCGCCGCGCCGGCCGCTGTCGTCCTCGCGTCGGCGGTCCCCGGCGTCTTCGGCGCACCCTGGCGGACGCTCTTTCTGGTCGCCGGAATCGTCGGCGCCGGACTCGCCGCCGTCTTCGCCTGGGCCACCCCGCGACGGCTGCCCGACGAACCGGCCGCCGCGGCTGCCGAGGACGGCGACGACGAGTCCGTCCCGCTGAGCGCATACGTCACCCTCTTTCGCGAGCGCCGCTTCACCCTGTTCGTCGTCGTCACGATCTGCTTCTCCTTTACGTACAACGGCGCCGTGGCTTTCCTCCCGCTGTATCTCGCCGAGGAGACCGCCGTCTCCGCCGCGACGGCGAACCTCCTCTTTAGCGCCCTGTTTCTGGTCAGCCTCGTCCAGCTCGTCACCGGCGAGGCCAGCGACCGGTTCGGGGTCGAACCGATCCTCGCCCTGACGCTCGCGGTCGCCACCGTCGGGATGATCGCCGTGCTCGCGTTCTCGGCGACCGGCGGCGCCCTCGTCCTAGGCGGCGCGGTCGTGTTGCTCGGCCTGGGCGCCCACGGCTACCGACCGGTCCGGGGCGCGTACCTGATGGAGGTCACGCCCGAGTCGGTCGCCGGCGGCAGCCTCGGCGTGGTTCGGACGCTGCTGATGGTCGCCGGCGCCGTCTCCCCCGCCGTCGTGGGATTCTTCTCCGAGACCGCCGGCTTCACCGTCGCGTTCCAGCTGCTCGCGGCTGCGCTCGTCGCCGCGACGGCGCTGACGCTCGTCCTGTGGGTCACCGACTCGGAGTGA
- the sufU gene encoding Fe-S cluster assembly sulfur transfer protein SufU, producing MGIGGSDMYRQQILDHYKNPRNYGEIEEATFTHVGENPMCGDTIEMDVVLDDDEEVIEAVAFRGDGCAISQASASMLSEQLAGMAVEDLEEMDRDDVIDMLGVDISPMRVKCAVLAEKVAQDGAEIYFDELDVEKTTTEDDED from the coding sequence ATGGGTATCGGCGGCTCGGACATGTACCGACAGCAGATCCTCGACCACTACAAGAACCCGCGCAACTACGGGGAGATCGAGGAAGCCACGTTCACCCACGTCGGCGAGAACCCGATGTGCGGCGATACCATCGAGATGGACGTCGTGCTCGACGACGACGAGGAGGTCATCGAGGCCGTCGCGTTCCGCGGCGACGGCTGCGCCATCTCCCAGGCCTCCGCGTCGATGCTCTCGGAGCAACTGGCGGGGATGGCCGTCGAGGACCTGGAGGAGATGGACAGGGACGACGTGATCGACATGCTCGGCGTCGACATCTCTCCGATGCGCGTCAAGTGCGCCGTGCTCGCCGAGAAGGTCGCACAGGACGGCGCGGAGATCTACTTCGACGAACTGGACGTCGAGAAGACGACGACCGAGGACGACGAGGACTGA
- a CDS encoding SAM-dependent methyltransferase: MTHWADRLFREQADLFAEQFEDMFAAADAEVADLLDVLAEEYDCEPERSLDVACGVGRHALALAEHGVEAEGLDFSEPFLDRARERASDRGLADRTAFRHRDMRDLDELSESYDLITVFWNSLGYYGRETDEAVLTDAHALLADDGVLVVEQSNRDAFVAEFDEATVTEDDDRLTVYRQAFDVETSRFATTLDVFDATGDGYEHVDTMEWENRLYAPPVLRELCERAGFGDVTLFGGFDGDDLTLESMRVVVVAR; the protein is encoded by the coding sequence GTGACTCACTGGGCCGACCGCCTGTTTCGCGAGCAGGCGGACCTGTTCGCGGAACAGTTCGAAGACATGTTCGCGGCGGCCGACGCGGAGGTCGCGGACCTGCTCGACGTGCTCGCCGAGGAGTACGACTGCGAGCCCGAGCGGTCGCTCGACGTGGCCTGCGGGGTCGGGCGGCACGCCCTCGCGCTGGCCGAGCACGGGGTCGAGGCCGAGGGGCTGGACTTCTCCGAGCCGTTTCTCGACCGGGCGCGCGAGCGGGCGAGCGACCGCGGACTCGCCGACCGGACCGCCTTCCGCCACCGCGACATGCGCGATCTGGACGAACTGTCGGAGAGTTACGACCTGATAACGGTGTTCTGGAACTCGCTGGGTTACTACGGCCGCGAGACCGACGAGGCGGTCCTGACCGACGCGCACGCGCTGCTTGCCGACGACGGCGTCCTCGTTGTCGAGCAGTCGAACCGAGACGCGTTCGTCGCCGAGTTCGACGAGGCCACGGTCACGGAGGACGACGACCGTCTGACCGTCTACCGTCAGGCGTTCGACGTCGAGACGAGTCGGTTCGCGACGACGCTGGACGTGTTCGACGCGACCGGCGACGGCTACGAACACGTCGACACGATGGAGTGGGAGAATCGGCTGTACGCCCCGCCGGTGCTCCGGGAACTCTGCGAGCGCGCAGGCTTCGGGGACGTGACGCTGTTCGGCGGGTTCGACGGGGACGATCTGACGCTGGAGTCGATGCGGGTGGTCGTCGTGGCGCGGTAG
- the fer gene encoding ferredoxin Fer codes for MESPFDVLSVEPDADEETIKEAYREKIKDVHPDQGGSAREFQLVRSAYEEIKDGGGEAVGEDDGDDRSPAERAEAAASPGEDGEEPRREQRCRVEYLNYAVLDDHGWDLDDADLMETAADGGLDREDYGQFWVRPRESLLEAAERHGFAWPFACRGGACANCAIIVLKGDMRTRVDHVLPQEMLDEGFQLSCNGMPVTDELQVVYNVKSMPELEDLLLPPRPFEQAHDD; via the coding sequence GTGGAGTCGCCGTTCGACGTTCTCTCGGTCGAGCCGGACGCAGACGAGGAGACGATCAAGGAGGCCTACCGGGAGAAGATCAAAGACGTCCATCCCGACCAGGGTGGGTCGGCCCGCGAGTTCCAGCTCGTCAGGTCCGCCTACGAGGAGATCAAAGACGGGGGCGGCGAGGCGGTCGGCGAGGACGACGGCGACGACCGGTCGCCGGCCGAGCGGGCCGAAGCCGCCGCGTCGCCGGGTGAAGACGGTGAGGAACCGCGCCGCGAACAGCGCTGTCGGGTCGAGTACCTCAACTACGCGGTGCTCGACGACCACGGCTGGGACCTCGACGACGCGGACCTCATGGAGACCGCCGCAGACGGCGGCCTCGACCGCGAGGACTACGGCCAGTTCTGGGTCCGCCCGCGTGAGTCGCTGCTCGAAGCCGCCGAGCGCCACGGGTTCGCGTGGCCCTTCGCCTGTCGCGGCGGCGCCTGCGCGAACTGCGCGATCATCGTGTTGAAAGGAGACATGCGGACCCGCGTCGACCACGTCCTCCCACAAGAGATGCTCGACGAGGGGTTCCAGCTGTCCTGCAACGGGATGCCCGTGACCGACGAACTCCAGGTCGTCTACAACGTCAAGTCGATGCCCGAACTGGAGGATCTGCTGCTCCCGCCGCGCCCGTTCGAGCAGGCCCACGACGACTGA
- a CDS encoding DUF192 domain-containing protein produces MRRRAFLAACVAAGVAGCRGDGASTDGGTDDGGAGLDTTTDGRDEATSTGTSTPTATATETEGSTPTGTPTATASPSAAGTVTDTGTGSGIFPGYETTTVRATTPDGERLGAVTAAIADTGQLRYTGLSDTESLPEDMGMLFVYDEVGSHTYVMREMDFGLDIVYADDEGAITEIHHAPAPGPDEDGGDQTYPGRGQYVFEVNRGWTADRGVEVGDVLRFDL; encoded by the coding sequence ATGCGACGCCGAGCGTTCCTCGCCGCGTGTGTCGCCGCCGGGGTGGCCGGCTGTCGAGGTGACGGCGCGTCGACCGACGGCGGAACCGACGACGGCGGGGCGGGACTCGACACGACGACCGACGGGAGAGATGAGGCGACGTCGACGGGGACGTCCACCCCGACCGCGACGGCCACCGAGACGGAGGGGTCGACCCCGACGGGGACACCCACGGCGACGGCCTCCCCGAGCGCGGCCGGGACGGTGACCGATACCGGAACGGGCAGCGGGATCTTCCCCGGCTACGAGACGACCACTGTTCGAGCGACGACGCCCGATGGGGAACGACTCGGGGCTGTGACGGCGGCGATCGCCGACACCGGCCAGTTGCGCTACACCGGGTTGAGCGACACGGAGTCGCTGCCCGAAGACATGGGGATGCTGTTCGTCTACGACGAGGTGGGGAGTCACACTTACGTGATGCGCGAGATGGACTTCGGCCTCGACATCGTCTACGCCGACGACGAGGGCGCTATCACGGAGATACACCACGCGCCCGCGCCCGGCCCGGACGAGGACGGTGGGGACCAGACGTATCCCGGCCGCGGCCAGTACGTGTTCGAGGTCAACCGCGGGTGGACGGCCGACCGCGGCGTCGAGGTCGGCGACGTGTTGCGCTTCGACCTGTGA
- a CDS encoding M20 family metallopeptidase translates to MERQADVRDLARELVSIPSHESEVAAGDRIECWLREHTDAAVARDDAGETERGGNVIARTGSGETSLALVGHHDVVPPDESQVDDGEYVVREESAGEESDGDGGDTDRRLHGRGSADMKGAVAAAMCAFRDSEVPDGVELVFASFVGEEVGGVGARAAIDDGFAPDYAVVGEGSTGYSAPGVTDVAVAHKGRRGSTLVAEGTAAHASEVDSGVNAVYRATDAVDAVRQLSFPTTEVLGHELSGSVAVTGIEGGSAWNVIPERCEVTVDERTVPGERAPLERTETVDGVTWTVDQDLPPMACDDAAFADAVLAAARDAHEREDEDAPGDGAPEQVVKPHATDAGWLADAGTTCVVCGPSEPGEAHTATESVSLPVLDRCYRIYRGVAESWSG, encoded by the coding sequence ATGGAACGGCAGGCGGACGTTCGGGACCTCGCCCGCGAACTCGTCTCGATCCCCAGTCACGAGTCGGAGGTCGCGGCGGGCGACCGCATCGAGTGCTGGCTGCGCGAGCACACCGACGCCGCGGTGGCCCGCGACGACGCCGGCGAGACCGAGCGCGGCGGCAACGTGATCGCCCGGACGGGCTCGGGCGAGACCTCGCTGGCGCTGGTCGGCCACCACGACGTGGTCCCGCCGGACGAGTCGCAGGTCGACGACGGCGAGTACGTCGTTCGGGAGGAGTCGGCGGGCGAGGAGAGCGACGGTGATGGCGGGGACACCGACCGACGGCTCCACGGGCGCGGCAGCGCGGACATGAAAGGCGCCGTCGCCGCGGCGATGTGCGCGTTCCGGGACAGCGAGGTGCCGGACGGGGTCGAACTCGTCTTCGCCTCGTTCGTCGGCGAGGAGGTCGGCGGCGTCGGCGCGCGGGCGGCCATCGACGACGGGTTCGCGCCCGACTACGCCGTCGTCGGCGAGGGCTCGACCGGCTACTCCGCGCCGGGCGTCACCGACGTCGCCGTCGCCCACAAGGGCCGGCGCGGGTCGACACTCGTCGCCGAGGGCACGGCCGCCCACGCCAGCGAGGTCGACTCGGGCGTCAACGCCGTCTACCGCGCGACCGACGCCGTCGACGCGGTCCGCCAGCTCTCGTTCCCCACCACAGAGGTCCTGGGCCACGAGCTCTCGGGGAGCGTCGCGGTCACGGGGATCGAGGGCGGGTCGGCCTGGAACGTGATCCCGGAGCGCTGCGAGGTGACCGTCGACGAGCGGACCGTACCCGGCGAGCGCGCGCCGCTGGAGCGGACGGAGACGGTCGACGGCGTCACCTGGACCGTCGACCAGGACCTCCCGCCTATGGCTTGCGACGACGCCGCTTTCGCCGACGCGGTGCTGGCCGCGGCCCGCGACGCACACGAACGGGAGGACGAAGATGCGCCCGGCGACGGCGCGCCGGAGCAGGTGGTCAAACCCCACGCGACCGACGCCGGGTGGCTCGCCGACGCCGGGACGACCTGCGTGGTCTGTGGCCCCTCCGAGCCCGGCGAAGCCCACACCGCGACCGAGAGCGTCTCACTGCCCGTCCTCGACCGCTGTTACCGGATCTACCGCGGGGTCGCCGAGTCCTGGAGCGGCTAA
- a CDS encoding tetratricopeptide repeat protein — MTDDRDDHEFSSGQGFGDPYEGFDIDPPEFHVDTNRVDPVDSRAVTDLLDERNLAADEVDAEQLLDVGLSYIGINRYEQATEALERAAQFADDEKIEQEARTNKGAAHAELEEFDAAIGAYREALNIDDDSEHAATAETNLAFALWESGRTEQALEHAERAVEVDPRFAQGWYNRGFFLLERGLAEDARNAFDNAIRLGFRNAEILEEKARALEELGEDDRAEELAEEADELRQEAEAEMLE, encoded by the coding sequence ATGACCGACGACCGGGACGACCACGAGTTCTCTTCGGGGCAGGGCTTCGGCGACCCCTACGAGGGGTTCGACATCGACCCGCCGGAGTTCCACGTCGACACGAACAGAGTCGACCCCGTCGACTCGCGGGCCGTCACCGACCTCCTCGACGAGCGTAACCTCGCCGCCGACGAGGTCGACGCCGAACAGCTGCTCGACGTGGGGCTGAGCTACATCGGCATCAACCGCTACGAGCAAGCCACCGAGGCGCTCGAACGGGCCGCCCAGTTCGCCGACGACGAGAAGATCGAACAGGAGGCCCGGACGAACAAGGGCGCCGCCCACGCCGAGCTGGAGGAGTTCGACGCCGCCATCGGCGCCTACCGCGAGGCCCTCAACATCGACGACGACTCCGAACACGCCGCCACCGCCGAGACCAACCTCGCCTTCGCCCTCTGGGAGTCCGGTCGCACCGAACAGGCGCTCGAACACGCCGAGCGCGCCGTCGAGGTCGACCCCCGCTTCGCCCAGGGCTGGTACAACCGCGGCTTCTTCCTGCTGGAACGCGGCCTCGCCGAGGACGCCCGCAACGCCTTCGACAACGCGATCCGACTCGGCTTCCGCAACGCCGAGATCCTCGAAGAGAAGGCCCGCGCGCTGGAGGAACTCGGCGAGGACGACCGCGCCGAGGAACTGGCCGAGGAGGCCGACGAACTCCGCCAGGAGGCTGAGGCGGAGATGCTGGAGTAG
- a CDS encoding DUF424 domain-containing protein, producing the protein MLLNERDTDEGLLVSVCDPEDLGETYENGSISLTVEPDFYDGEEASEDEVVDSLKRCTTANLVGEETVDLAVEHGFVDEENVLDLDGTRHAQLLWM; encoded by the coding sequence ATGTTGCTCAACGAACGCGACACCGACGAGGGACTGCTCGTCTCCGTCTGCGACCCCGAGGACCTGGGCGAGACCTACGAGAACGGCAGTATCTCCCTGACCGTCGAACCGGACTTCTACGACGGCGAGGAGGCCAGCGAGGACGAGGTCGTCGACAGCCTCAAGCGCTGTACGACGGCCAACCTCGTCGGTGAGGAGACCGTCGACCTGGCCGTCGAACACGGCTTCGTCGACGAGGAGAACGTCCTCGACCTCGACGGGACGCGCCACGCGCAGTTGCTCTGGATGTGA
- a CDS encoding aminotransferase class V-fold PLP-dependent enzyme — protein MGVSESESLDVERIRGDFPILERKFAGEQLAYLDNAATSQTPDQVVDTIADYYRHTNANVHRGLHQLSQEASIAYEDAHDRVADFIGADGREEVVFTKNTTESMNTVAYAWGLAELGPGDEVVMTEMEHHAALVTWQQIAKKTGAEVKYARVDEEGYLDMDHLRELVTDDTEMVSVVHVSNTLGTVNPVSEIADVAHDHDALCFVDGAQSVPHMPVDVKDIDADFFAFSGHKMCGPTGIGVLYGKEELLEEMQPYLYGGMMIEKVTFEDSTWHELPWKFEAGTPVIAQGIALAEACDYLDDIGMENVQRHGERLAEYAHDRLSEFDDIDILGPPGDDRAALVSFNLGSVHAHDASEILNDFAVAVRAGDHCTQPLHDKLGVPASTRASFYIYNTEEEVDKLVEALDTARELFA, from the coding sequence ATGGGAGTGTCAGAATCGGAGTCGCTCGACGTCGAGCGCATCCGCGGGGACTTTCCGATCCTCGAACGGAAGTTCGCGGGGGAGCAACTCGCTTACCTCGACAACGCGGCGACCAGCCAGACGCCCGACCAGGTCGTCGACACCATCGCCGACTACTACCGCCACACGAACGCCAACGTCCACCGCGGGCTCCACCAGCTGAGCCAGGAGGCCTCGATCGCCTACGAGGACGCCCACGACCGCGTCGCCGACTTCATCGGTGCCGACGGCCGCGAGGAGGTCGTCTTCACCAAGAACACCACGGAGTCGATGAACACCGTCGCCTACGCGTGGGGGCTCGCGGAACTCGGCCCCGGCGACGAGGTCGTGATGACCGAGATGGAACACCACGCCGCGCTGGTCACCTGGCAGCAGATCGCCAAGAAGACCGGCGCCGAGGTCAAATACGCCCGCGTCGACGAGGAGGGGTATCTCGACATGGACCACCTCCGCGAGCTCGTCACCGACGACACCGAGATGGTCAGCGTCGTCCACGTTTCGAACACGCTGGGCACCGTCAATCCCGTCTCGGAGATCGCCGACGTCGCTCACGACCACGACGCGCTGTGTTTCGTCGACGGCGCCCAGTCGGTCCCGCACATGCCCGTCGACGTGAAGGACATCGACGCCGACTTCTTCGCCTTCTCGGGCCACAAGATGTGCGGCCCGACGGGCATCGGCGTCCTCTACGGCAAGGAGGAGCTGCTGGAGGAGATGCAGCCGTATCTCTACGGCGGCATGATGATCGAGAAGGTCACCTTCGAGGACTCGACGTGGCACGAACTGCCCTGGAAGTTCGAGGCCGGGACGCCGGTCATCGCCCAGGGCATCGCGCTCGCCGAGGCCTGCGACTACCTCGACGACATCGGCATGGAGAACGTGCAACGCCACGGCGAGCGGTTGGCCGAGTACGCCCACGACCGGCTCTCGGAGTTCGACGATATCGACATTCTGGGTCCGCCCGGCGACGACCGGGCGGCGCTGGTGTCGTTCAACCTCGGGAGCGTCCACGCCCACGACGCCTCGGAGATCCTCAACGACTTCGCCGTCGCGGTGCGAGCCGGCGACCACTGCACCCAGCCGCTGCACGACAAGCTCGGGGTCCCCGCCTCGACGCGCGCGAGCTTCTACATCTACAATACGGAGGAAGAGGTCGACAAACTGGTCGAGGCGCTCGACACCGCGCGGGAACTGTTCGCCTAA
- a CDS encoding helix-turn-helix domain-containing protein, with protein sequence MSDAPPPDETLALLGDEYARAILIATRSEPMTADALAEALDAAPSTVYDRIDDLTGAGFLSEATRTDDRGNHYAEYRARLDRLGVELTDEGFELAVSHRDRDETAARLHALWGDLR encoded by the coding sequence GTGAGCGATGCGCCGCCGCCGGACGAGACGCTCGCGCTGCTGGGCGACGAGTACGCCCGCGCGATCCTCATCGCCACACGGAGCGAACCCATGACAGCCGACGCGCTCGCGGAGGCGCTCGACGCCGCGCCCTCCACCGTCTACGACCGCATCGACGACCTGACCGGCGCCGGGTTCCTCTCCGAGGCGACCCGCACCGACGACAGGGGCAACCACTACGCGGAGTATCGCGCCCGCCTCGACCGGCTGGGCGTCGAACTCACCGACGAGGGGTTCGAGCTCGCGGTGAGCCACCGCGACCGCGACGAGACCGCCGCGCGACTGCACGCCCTCTGGGGTGATCTGCGGTGA
- a CDS encoding carboxypeptidase M32: protein MATESPESESDGESAPEPYPAFEAHVKQLTYLNDAGGVLGWDQQVTMPEGGTPARSKQSSALSAVTHERLTDDRVGEWLDALDDTDLSGGQRAVVREIRREHERAVEVPEDLVTEISETASNALPVWEEAKAEDDFDAFAPTLEKMIELKREYAAAIDPDRDPYEVLFEEYEPYLGLDTAERVLERLRDELVPLIDEIEDSDATLADPFADGEYGEAAQEETVRAALDELGYDWERGRLDTAPHPFSTGTQFDARVTTRFDPQDPMGAIGSTIHEFGHATYTQGLPREQYGTPLGQSRDLTVHESQSRLWENHVGRSRPFWDRFADTVDEHLGTDASAREFYEAANQIYPDNLIRVEADELTYHMHIILRFEIERDLIAGDLDVEEVPGVWNDKMEEYLGVRPETDSEGCLQDIHWTHGSLGYFPTYSLGSVLAAQLYASAEEAIDDLDGKIRSGEFDPLHEWLTENVHRHGCRYETDDLVAEATGESFTADYFLDYAHGKFGDLYDL from the coding sequence ATGGCAACGGAATCCCCCGAATCGGAGTCCGACGGCGAGTCCGCACCGGAGCCCTACCCCGCCTTCGAGGCGCACGTGAAACAGCTCACCTACCTCAACGACGCCGGCGGAGTGTTAGGGTGGGACCAGCAGGTGACGATGCCCGAGGGCGGGACGCCCGCCCGGTCGAAGCAGTCGTCGGCGCTGTCGGCGGTCACCCACGAACGACTGACCGACGACCGGGTCGGCGAGTGGCTGGACGCCCTCGACGACACCGACCTGTCGGGCGGCCAGCGGGCCGTCGTCCGCGAGATCCGCCGCGAGCACGAGCGGGCCGTCGAAGTGCCCGAGGACCTCGTCACGGAGATCTCCGAGACGGCGTCGAACGCCCTGCCGGTCTGGGAGGAGGCCAAAGCCGAGGACGACTTCGACGCGTTCGCGCCGACGCTGGAGAAGATGATCGAGCTCAAGCGCGAGTACGCCGCGGCGATCGACCCCGACCGCGACCCCTACGAGGTGCTGTTCGAAGAGTACGAGCCGTATCTGGGTCTCGACACCGCCGAGCGAGTGCTCGAACGGTTGCGCGACGAACTCGTCCCGCTGATCGACGAGATCGAGGATAGCGACGCGACACTGGCGGACCCGTTCGCCGACGGCGAGTACGGCGAGGCCGCCCAGGAGGAGACCGTGCGTGCGGCGCTGGACGAGCTCGGGTACGACTGGGAGCGCGGCCGGCTCGACACCGCCCCGCACCCGTTCTCGACGGGGACGCAGTTCGACGCCCGCGTGACGACCCGGTTCGACCCGCAGGACCCGATGGGCGCCATCGGCTCGACGATCCACGAGTTCGGGCACGCCACGTACACGCAGGGCCTCCCCCGGGAACAGTACGGGACGCCGCTGGGCCAGTCCCGCGATCTCACCGTCCACGAGTCCCAGTCTCGGCTCTGGGAGAACCACGTCGGTCGCTCGCGCCCCTTCTGGGACCGCTTCGCCGACACCGTCGACGAACACCTGGGGACCGACGCGTCGGCCCGCGAGTTCTACGAGGCCGCCAACCAGATCTACCCCGACAACCTGATCCGCGTCGAAGCCGACGAACTCACCTACCACATGCACATCATCCTCCGGTTCGAGATCGAGCGCGACCTGATCGCCGGGGATCTCGACGTCGAGGAAGTCCCGGGCGTGTGGAACGACAAGATGGAGGAGTACCTCGGCGTGCGCCCCGAGACCGACAGCGAGGGCTGTCTCCAGGACATCCACTGGACCCACGGCTCGCTGGGCTACTTCCCGACCTATTCGCTGGGCAGCGTCCTCGCCGCGCAGCTGTACGCCAGCGCCGAGGAGGCCATCGACGACCTCGACGGAAAGATCCGGAGCGGCGAGTTCGACCCGCTGCACGAGTGGCTCACCGAGAACGTCCACCGCCACGGCTGTCGCTACGAGACCGACGATCTGGTCGCCGAGGCGACCGGCGAGAGCTTCACCGCCGACTACTTCCTCGACTACGCACACGGGAAGTTCGGCGACCTGTACGACCTCTGA